A region from the Fusarium musae strain F31 chromosome 1, whole genome shotgun sequence genome encodes:
- a CDS encoding hypothetical protein (BUSCO:EOG09264OBA), with the protein MAPGMSLFSVQAILILSTEDGSRIFAKYFQPPHSAPNAPTSSSANPYSDVKSQKAFEKGLIDKTAKQNGDIILYDNRIVLYKMESDVMMYVVGSVDENEILLYNTILALRDSLHILFKQSVDKRTIVENYDLVSLAIDEIVDDGIILETDPTIITQRVSRAPTQDMPVGRIDLSEQGVNNLAQLGKSKLADWLRQGL; encoded by the exons ATGGCCCCTGGGATGTCACTTTTCTCGGTTCAGGCCATCCTGATCCTCAGTACTGAAGATGGCTCTCGGATATTCGCAAAGTACTTCCAGCCACCTCATTCAGCACCTAATG CTCCCACAAGCTCCTCAGCCAACCCCTACTCCGATGTGAAGTCGCAAAAGGCTTTCGAGAAGGGTCTTATCGACAAGACTGCCAAGCAGAATGGCGATATCATTCTTTACGATAACCGAATTGTGCTGTACAAGATGGAGTCAGATGTCATGATGTATGTTGTTGGCAGTGTCGACGAGAACGAGATTCTGCTATACAACACCATCCTCGCTCTGCGGGACTCCCTCCACATCCTTTTCAA ACAATCCGTCGACAAGAGGACAATTGTCGAGAACTACGACCTTGTTTCGCTAGCtattgatgagattgtcGACGACGGCATCATTCTTGAGACTGATCCTACTATCATCACCCAGCGTGTTAGTCGAGCACCCACTCAAGACATGCCCGTCGGCCGCATCGACCTTAGCGAACAGGGCGTCAACAACTTGGCGCAGCTAGGAAAGTCCAAACTGGCGGACTGGCTCCGTCAGGGTCTGT
- a CDS encoding hypothetical protein (EggNog:ENOG41), with protein MSSPTKRSTRSSATPRRAARNSETPRRGNSQLDAPSSPYHYASSSPGPSNQNNLPRDVSSPFGHMTNSQSDAHTQSDLDPERTPRANPTTPAHHGGSSPVRYDPSSSPGRSLRQQSELRSESSGLFLGSQLGTPAPHRRGDINSDATRTPRASRRVILDDAGRVIREGPADGSDAASFANRDPNTSEADVLGGQGQSLIWGTTVSIDDTFASFKEFLRNFTQKYRMYRDGASDEDVRNAPDAESKPYWEALENMLLLGTTRLYLDISDLNLYPPTRKLWHQIQAYPQEIVPVMDQSVHDMMVEIARAETLRTRQSQSSAGHQASQQSTQSSEPVFPSSDRPEEAPTPRTQPDQQQQASLEDQVASSIYVVRPFGLDKTTNLRDLNPSDMDRLISIKGLVIRTTPVIPDMKDAFFRCNVCNHSVNVGLDRGKIREPTECPREICKSKNSMLIVHNRCSFEDKQVIKLQETPDAVPAGQTPHSVSVCVYNELVDFCKAGDRVELTGIFRVSPVRVNPRQRALKSVHKTYVDVLHIQKVDKKRMGADPSTLGVAGEEEAEAGENGIEETRKITIEDEEKIRETAARDDIYELLARSLAPSIYEMDDVKKGILLQLFGGTNKTFQKGGSPKYRGDINVLLCGDPSTAKSQMLSYVHKIAPRGVYTSGKGSSAVGLTAYVTRDPETRQLVLESGALVLSDGGVCCIDEFDKMSDATRSVLHEVMEQQTVSVAKAGIITTLNARTSILASANPIGSRYNPDLPVPQNIDLPPTLLSRFDLVYLILDNADEKNDRRLAKHLLSLYLEDKPQSAPNKNDILPVEFLTLYISYARSKIQPTISQEAAQELVDCYVAMRSLGQDVRAADKRITATTRQLESMIRLSEAHAKMRLAETVTRDDVREANRLIQSALKTAATDAQGRIDMSLLTEGTSAADRKRRDELRTALLRLLDDMTAGGNTVRWTDVARRLSEGASIPVEQSEFNDVMRALEAESAIMITGEGARRTIRRVTSVA; from the exons ATGTCATCGCCTACGAAAAGGTCGACACGCAGCTCAGCGACTCCTCGTCGTGCTGCCCGCAATTCAGAGACCCCCCGTCGAGGAAACTCTCAGCTCGATGCCCCTTCGAGCCCCTACCACTATGCGTCTTCGTCACCAGGACCAAGCAACCAGAATAATCTCCCCCGAGATGTGTCTTCGCCATTTGGTCATATGACGAATAGCCAGAGCGATGCCCATACTCAAAGCGACCTGGATCCTGAAAGAACACCTCGAGCAAACCCAACCACACCGGCCCATCATGGAG GATCTTCACCCGTCCGCTATGATCCTAGCTCCAGCCCTGGCAGGTCACTGCGACAACAATCTGAGCTTCGAAGTGAGAGCAGCGGCTTGTTCTTGGGTTCTCAACTCGGCACCCCCGCACCCCACCGTAGAGGCGATATCAACTCCGATGCGACTCGAACGCCCCGTGCTTCTCGGCGAGTGATTCTCGACGATGCTGGTCGTGTAATTCGTGAGGGCCCCGCTGATGGATCTGATGCCGCTTCTTTCGCGAACAGGGACCCCAATACATCAGAGGCtgatgttcttggtggaCAGGGACAAAGCCTTATCTGGGGCACGACTGTCTCTATCGACGATACCTTCGCATCGTTCAAGGAATTTCTTCGCAACTTCACACAGAAGTATCGGATGTACCGCGACGGTGCGTCAGATGAAGACGTCCGGAACGCTCCTGATGCAGAGTCAAAGCCATATTGGGAGGCTCTGGAGAACATGCTGCTCTTGGGAACGACACGACTTTATCTTGATATCTCTGACCTGAATCTATATCCACCAACCCGAAAGCTATGGCATCAAATTCAAGCCTACCCCCAGGAAATTGTGCCAGTCATGGATCAGTCCGTTCATGACATGATGGTCGAGATTGCACGGGCTGAGACTTTGAGAACCCGTCAATCGCAGAGCAGCGCTGGCCATCAAGCCTCCCAGCAGAGCACCCAGAGCTCAGAACCTGTCTTTCCCAGCTCAGATAGACCCGAGGAGGCGCCTACACCCCGGACACAGccagatcaacaacagcaggcTTCGCTGGAGGATCAAGTAGCTTCATCTATTTATGTGGTTCGACCATTTGGTCTGGACAAGACCACTAACCTGAGAGATCTGAATCCCTCTG ATATGGACCGCTTGATCAGCATCAAGGGTCTCGTTATCCGCACAACCCCCGTTATTCCCGATATGAAAGATGCCTTCTTTCGTTGCAATGTTTGCAACCACTCTGTCAATGTTGGCCTAGATCGTGGTAAAATTCGCGAGCCCACCGAGTGTCCTCGTGAGATTTGCAAGTCCAAGAACTCCATGTTGATCGTGCACAACAGATGTTCCTTTGAGGACAAGCAGGtcatcaagcttcaggaGACACCTGATGCTGTACCTGCTGGTCAGACGCCTCATTCAGTGTCAGTCTGCGTTTATAACGAGCTGGTCGATTTTTGCAAGGCTGGTGACCGTGTCGAGTTGACAGGTATCTTTCGTGTTAGCCCAGTTCGTGTCAACCCCCGCCAGCGTGCCCTCAAGAGCGTGCACAAGACATATGTTGACGTTCTCCACATTCAAAAAGTCGATAAGAAGCGCATGGGCGCTGATCCTTCTACGCTCGGTGTCGCtggcgaggaggaagctgaggctggAGAGAACGGCATCGAAGAGACACGAAAGATCACGAttgaggacgaagagaagaTCCGGGAGACAGCTGCCCGTGATGATATCTACGAGCTTCTTGCTCGTTCCCTAGCTCCCTCGATCTACGAGATGGACGACGTCAAGAAGGGTATCCTGCTGCAACTCTTCGGGGGCACCAACAAGACGTTCCAAAAGGGTGGCAGTCCCAAATATAGAGGTGACATTAACGTCCTCCTCTGTGGTGACCCGTCGACAGCTAAGTCGCAGATGCTTTCTTACGTTCACAAGATTGCCCCCCGCGGTGTTTACACGAGTGGCAAGGGATCCTCAGCCGTCGGTTTGACTGCGTACGTCACTCGCGACCCAGAAACAAGACAGCTTGTCCTCGAATCTGGAGCCCTGGTCTTGTCCGACGGCGGTGTCTGCTGTATCGATGAGTTTGATAAGATGTCAGATGCTACGCGCTCCGTACTCCATGAAGTGATGGAGCAGCAGACCGTCTCGGTCGCCAAAGCTGGTATTATCACCACTCTCAATGCGCGAACCAGTATCCTCGCCTCAGCAAACCCTATCGGCAGTCGGTACAACCCCGATCTTCCTGTTCCTCAAAATATTGACCTCCCTCCTACCCTCCTCTCACGATTTGATCTTGTGTACCTCATCCTGGACAATgccgacgagaagaacgATCGACGCTTAGCCAAGCATCTATTGTCGCTTTATCTCGAGGACAAGCCCCAATCCGCTCCGAATAAGAATGATATTTTGCCAGTCGAGTTCCTTACTCTCTATATCTCCTATGCGAGATCCAAGATCCAGCCTACCATCTCACAAGAAGCGGCCCAGGAGCTGGTCGACTGCTATGTTGCCATGCGCTCCCTTGGACAAGATGTCCGCGCCGCTGACAAGCGTATCACTGCCACAACCCGTCAGCTTGAGAGTATGATCCGTCTCTCGGAAGCTCATGCCAAGATGCGCCTTGCCGAGACTGTCACACGTGACGACGTTCGCGAGGCCAATCGTCTCATTCAGAGCGCTCTCAAGACCGCCGCCACAGATGCTCAAGGGCGTATTGACATGAGTCTCCTCACCGAGGGAACAAGTGCTGCTGACCGCAAGCGTCGCGATGAGCTACGTACCGCTCTCTTACGCCTCTTGGACGACATGACAGCTGGTGGCAACACCGTGCGTTGGACTGATGTTGCTCGCCGACTGAGTGAAGGCGCCAGCATTCCTGTCGAACAGTCCGAATTCAACGACGTGATGAGGGCTCTTGAGGCGGAGAGCGCCATCATGATCACAGGCGAAGGAGCAAGAAGGACCATCCGCAGAGTGACATCTGTTGCATAG
- a CDS encoding hypothetical protein (EggNog:ENOG41) — protein sequence MVVLKTQSEFGHAPPPQTPYSVITNLPGWDVARAIREGDPAPMKRLLHIYPRFMPTHGSAQLGHEIAKRLGHTDKAALVYLNPAVWPYTLHHITHENRGDNRLTAQDVTLKCVDITGHRVYVILVCPTAMPAVMLTWQNPGLGVSIRGAEDLLKSIDTIKEVPFDVENGPIPSPTWTPESEAHGDLRARIVDLLRRAPVDANKVKCTPSDVFLYPTGMAAIFHSSSLLTKHRPGTIVVLGIVFHNTYHHLIEECPQGLKHFGKIDKQGLSAFEDWLKREKEEGRPVSHAFVEVPGNPTLETVDTKHLKELSEEYGFFLIIDDTISGFANVDVLSSSDVLLSSLTKSFSGYANVMGGSTVLNPTSPHYHNLRALFKESHHNELFASDAKVLLSNSKDLLERTKILNRNALAMANFLSRASLDPDSPVVNVQYPSQLGSKSNYDAILRRATPELPEPGYGCLLTVEFSTVEAATAFYDRAGFYPSPHLGGHVTIMFAYNMVVFGKKPDEKAYMHELGVREASVRISAGLENEQDLIDTLRDALDVATEVKKGLRPDNSTPGQVSRLVD from the exons ATGGTCGTACTGAAGACCCAGTCCGAATTTGGACATGCTCCTCCCCCCCAAACTCCCTACAGTGTTATCACTAATCTTCCAGGATGGGATGTGGCGAGGGCCATTCGAGAAGGCGATCCTGCTCCTATGAAGAGGCTTCTTCACATATATCCTCGCTTCATGCCCACGCACGGTTCTGCTCAA CTTGGGCATGAGATCGCAAAACGTCTTGGCCATACCGACAAGGCTGCGTTGGTTTATCTTAACCCTGCGGTATGGCCATATACTCTTCATCATATCACCCACGAGAACCGCGGAGACAACCGCTTGACAGCCCAAGACGTCACTCTCAAGTGCGTCGATATAACAGGCCATAGAGTATATGTCATTCTCGTCTGTCCAACGGCCATGCCAGCTGTCATGCTCACTTGGCAGAATCCAGGACTCGGAGTCTCTATTCGTGGAGCTGAGGATCTTCTCAAAAGCATAGACACTATCAAGGAAGTTCCCTTTGATGTTGAAAATGGCCCTATCCCGTCTCCAACTTGGACTCCCGAGAGCGAAGCCCATGGTGATCTCCGGGCGAGGATCGTCGACCTTCTCCGTCGTGCACCGGTTGATGCAAACAAGGTCAAGTGTACACCAAGCGATGTGTTTCTGTACCCGACGGGCATGGCTGCTATCTTCCACTCCAGCTCTCTGTTGACAAAGCATCGACCTGGCACTATCGTCGTGCTGGGCATCGTCTTCCACAACACATATCACCATCTTATAGAAGAATGCCCGCAAGGATTGAAGCATTTCGGAAAGATTGATAAACAAGGTCTTTCGGCCTTTGAGGATTGGCTAAAGcgtgagaaggaagaggggAGACCTGTTAGCCATGCATTTGTGGAGGTTCCCGGAAATCCAACCTTGGAAACTGTTGATACGAAACATTTGAAGGAACTA TCCGAAGAGTATGGattctttctcatcatcgacgacaCAATCAGTGGCTTCGCCAATGTAGACGTCCTATCCAGCTCAGACGTCCTCCTTTCATCTCTGACCAAGTCCTTCAGTGGCTATGCCAATGTCATGGGCGGTTCCACCGTCCTAAATCCCACTTCCCCCCATTATCATAACCTTCGGGCTCTCTTCAAAGAGTCTCATCATAATGAGCTCTTTGCTTCCGATGCCAAAGTCTTACTCTCCAATTCAAAGGATCTCCTTGAACGTACCAAGATTCTGAACCGGAATGCTCTCGCCATGGCCAATTTTCTCAGCAGAGCCAGCTTGGACCCAGACTCTCCTGTGGTCAATGTGCAATATCCTAGTCAACTTGGCAGCAAGTCAAACTACGATGCAATTCTAAGGCGAGCAACGCCAGAGCTGCCAGAGCCTGGATACGGCTGTCTCCTAACGGTTGAATTCTCAACTGTTGAAGCTGCAACAGCGTTCTACGACAGGGCAGGCTTCTATCCTAGCCCTCATCTTGGCGGACATGTCACGATCATGTTTGCGTACAACATGGTCGTCTTTGGTAAGAAACCCGACGAGAAGGCGTATATGCATGAACTAGGAGTCAGGGAAGCAAGCGTGCGTATCTCGGCTGGTCTGGAAAATGAACAAGACTTGATCGACACTCTAAGAGATGCTCTGGACGTTGCTACTGAAGTCAAGAAAGGGCTCAGACCGGACAATAGCACCCCGGGACAAGTTTCAAGGCTCGTAGATTGA
- a CDS encoding hypothetical protein (BUSCO:EOG09260KCW~EggNog:ENOG41): MKFGEQLRSSVIQEYQWYYIDYDGLKNELKGPTGPLKAGKGPEWTEDDETRFVERLESELDKVHTKQKVKAMEISRRIAVSEREVKDVVNRLNERGLGENGPSEEEFMLLEEDLSDIIADVHDLAKFVQLNYTGFYKIIKKHDKTTGWHLKPVFDSRLKAKPFYKENYDAAVIKLSKLYDLVRTRGNPVKGDSAAGGGQANFIRQTTKYWVHPDNVTELKLIILKHLPVLVFNANKDFDPEDSAITSIYYDNPDTWDLYEGRLKKTEGAEAIRLRWYGGMKTETIFVERKTHREDWTGEKSVKARFAMKEKNVNAYMKGELLPAAIFEKARKEGKKSEKAIAEDERLASEIQYSVIKKGYKPVCRSFYNRTAFQLPADARVRISLDTELTMVREDNLDGRVRSGDNWRRMDIGVDWPFSQLPAEDIERFPYAVLEVKLQTQSGQKPPEWVRQLISSHLVEAVPKFSKFIHGTATLFPDRINLLPFWMPQMDVDIRKPVTHDFGIRRPGLSGTTNTSDDDEELDSDDEELQASGRNGTNGESSAQGARGLRELPPIDMEGQMTDLPAADEDYAIYNSDDEYDERYELAQAKRSGGWRYYSALLSAKTRHVRQHFGENVISALKLAIPAPRSTQVERSDRLQALFGHDPIQTKKFKAPPGKKIYVPVRVEPKVYFAAERTFLGWLEFSIYIGTIAVTLLNFGSHPTPTHFWISGLFTVLAVASLAYSVFTYLHRSRGIRERKAIGFYDRWGPSILCIALFVGVAANFGFEGTERGIW; the protein is encoded by the exons ATGAAGTTCGGAGAGCAGTTACGCTCCAGCGTTATCCAGGAGTATCAGTGGTATTATATCGATTACGATGGTTTGAAAAATGAGCTCAAGGGACCTACCGGCCCTTTGAAGGCCGGCAAGGGTCCAGAATGgactgaggatgacgagACGCGCTTCGTCGAAAGGCTCGAGTCAGAGCTCGACAAGGTTCACACCAAGCAGAAGGTCAAGGCTATGGAGATTTCCCGTCGAATTGCTGTGAGCGAACGCGAAGTCAAGGATGTGGTTAACCGCCTGAATGAGCGTGGACTTGGCGAGAATGGCCCTAGCGAGGAAGAGTTCATGCTTCTCGAAGAGGACCTCAGCGACATTATAGCCGATGTCCACGACCTTGCCAAATTTGTGCAGCTCAACTACACCGGGTTTTACAAGATCATTAAGAAGCATGAT AAAACGACCGGATGGCACCTAAAGCCCGTTTTCGATAGCCGACTCAAAGCCAAGCCCTTTTACAAGGAAAACTACGACGCCGCCGTCATCAAGCTGTCCAAGCTCTACGACCTCGTCCGAACTCGCGGAAATCCCGTCAAGGGCGACAGTGCTGCGGGTGGAGGCCAGGCCAACTTCATCCGACAAACGACTAAATACTGGGTGCACCCTGACAATGTGACGGAACTGAAGCTTATTATCCTGAAGCACTTGCCTGTTCTCGTCTTCAATGCCAACAAGGACTTCGACCCGGAAGATTCAGCCATCACATCGATTTACTACGACAATCCCGATACCTGGGACCTGTACGAAGGTCGGCTGAAGAAAACTGAAGGTGCCGAGGCGATTCGACTTCGATGGTATGGAGGCATGAAGACAGAGACGATCTTCGTCGAGCGCAAGACTCACCGTGAAGATTGGACGGGTGAGAAGTCTGTCAAGGCTCGATTTGCCATGAAGGAGAAAAATGTCAACGCGTACATGAAAGGAGAACTGCTTCCAGCCGCCATCTTTGAGAAGGCACGCAAAGAGGGCAAGAAGTCTGAGAAAGCCATTGCTGAGGACGAGCGATTGGCCTCTGAGATCCAATATTCGGTCATTAAAAAGGGCTACAAGCCCGTATGCCGATCTTTCTATAACCGCACTGCGTTCCAGCTCCCCGCTGATGCCCGCGTCCGAATTTCGCTGGATACGGAGCTCACAATGGTACGGGAGGACAATCTTGATGGCCGTGTCCGCTCTGGAGACAACTGGCGCCGTATGGATATCGGTGTTGACTGGCCCTTTTCACAATTGCCTGCTGAAGACATTGAGCGGTTCCCTTATGCCGTCCTTGAGGTCAAGCTCCAGACGCAGTCCGGTCAGAAACCACCTGAGTGGGTTCGCCAGCTTATCTCATCTCACCTGGTGGAGGCCGTACCCAAGTTCTCCAAGTTCATCCACGGTACGGCGACATTGTTTCCTGATAGAATCAACCTCCTGCCTTTCTGGATGCCTCAGATGGACGTAGACATCCGCAAACCCGTTACTCATGACTTTGGCATTCGACGACCCGGGTTGTCAGGTACTACAAATACAtctgatgacgacgaagagcttgactcggatgatgaggaattgCAGGCTTCTGGCCGCAATGGCACTAACGGCGAGTCGAGCGCACAGGGCGCCCGTGGTCTCCGTGAGCTCCCTCCTATTGACATGGAGGGCCAGATGACAGACCTTCCAGCGGCCGATGAAGACTATGCGATTTACAACTCCGATGATGAGTATGATGAAAGATACGAGCTGGCGCAAGCCAAGAGAAGTGGAGGATGGCGCTATTACTCGGCTTTGCTTTCTGCCAAGACTCGACATGTCAGACAACATTTTGGGGAAAATGTGATTTCAGCGCTGAAGCTTGCTATTCCCGCGCCTAGAAGCACGCAGGTTGAACGCAGTGACCGGCTGCAAGCCTTGTTTGGGCACGATCCTATCCAGACTAAGAAGTTTAAGGCACCCCCCGGCAAGAAGATCTATGTGCCTGTACGCGTGGAGCCCAAGGTCTATTTTGCGGCTGAAAGAACATTCTTGGGATGG CTCGAGTTTTCTATATATATCGGCACAATTGCTGTCACGCTACTCAACTTCGGTAGCCATCCCACACCTACCCATTTCTGGATTTCTGGCCTCTTTACTGTACTGGCTGTTGCAAGCCTCGCATACTCTGTGTTTACGTATCTCCACCGAAGTAGAGGCATCCGAGAACGTAAGGCCATTGGGTTCTACGATCGTTGGGGGCCAAGTATTCTCTGCATAGCTCTGTTCGTAGGCGTAGCTGCGAACTTTGGGTTCGAGGGTACAGAGAGAGGCATCTGGTAG
- the RMT2 gene encoding Arginine N-methyltransferase 2 (BUSCO:EOG09262N47), with protein MAPKIDDSMPARISSDCPDEIREVLYHAWGHDRSGLQRLLKTTGKANAQDPKTGETPLHAAIRACGPASGDDKDQEEDGPVEEAKEIVHDLFLRGAIWNDVDSNNETPGCLALRLGRKPLYNLCVEAGVRAELLFALMGDYEALSSGSDDGDEEMEAEQDGEEAPQLVSVEDTAPHPEEPKFIPPDAQEKQVTSEEYLNSKLVYDDAKLVDSDLNGVMMAWETDIMRRSVAALIPDSAPGKRILNIGFGMGIVDGMFADLKPSRHHIIEAHPSVLEHLSKDESKFGPSWEKSGPEEGAFKVHKGKWQDIVPKLLEDGEVYDAIYFDTFGEDYSQLRHFFSECIIGIMDQDGKFSFFNGLGADRKICYDVYTKVVEMQCADAGLDVEWEESDVDMSGLEKAGEGEWEGVRRRYWTLDKYRLPICTFMG; from the exons atggctcccAAAATCGATGATTCTATGCCGGCGCGCATATCCTCCGATTGCCCAGACGAGATTCGGGAAGTCTTGTACCATGCCTGGGGCCATGATAGAAGTGGTCTACAGAGACTGCTAAAAACTACCGGCAAGGCAAATGCTCAGGACCCCAAGACTGGGGAGACACCCTTACATGCAGCTATCCGTGCCTGCGGGCCTGCTTCTGGGGACGATAAGGACCAGGAAGAGGATGGCCCCGTCGAAGAGGCTAAAGAGATAGTTCACGACCTCTTCTTGAGAGGTGCGATCTGGAACGATGTCGATAGCAACAATGAGACACCAGGGTGCCTTGCCCTTAGGCTTGGCCGCAAGCCTCTATACAACCTTTGTGTAGAGGCTGGAGTGCGAGCTGAGCTCCTGTTCGCTCTTATGGGGGATTATGAAGCACTATCATCTGGTTCAGATGACGGTGAcgaagagatggaagctgAGCAAGATGGCGAAGAGGCTCCTCAACTGGTATCCGTTGAAGACACCGCCCCTCATCCAGAAGAACCCAAGTTCATTCCTCCCGACGCTCAAGAGAAGCAAGTCACAAGTGAGGAATATCTAAATTCGAAACTTGTGTATGATGATGCCAAGCTCGTCGACTCTGACCTCAACGGTGTCATGATGGCATGGGAGACCGATATCATGCGCCGGTCGGTTGCCGCTCTGATTCCCGACTCAGCCCCTGGCAAACGTATCCTGAACATTGGTTTCGGCATGGGTATCGTTGACGGTATGTTCGCTGATTTGAAGCCCTCACGCCATCATATCATCGAGGCACACCCAAGCGTTCTTGAGCACCTCTCCAAGGATGAATCCAAGTTTGGCCCTAGTTGGGAGAAGAGCGGCCCTGAAGAGGGCGCCTTTAAGGTGCACAAGGGCAAGTGGCAAGATATCGTGCCAAAACTACTGGAAGATGGTGAGGTTTATGATGCCATTTACTTCGACACCTTTGGCGAAGACTACTCTCAGCTACGTCACTTCTTCTCTGAGTGCATCATTGGCATCATGGACCAGGATGGAAAGTTTAGCTTTTTCAATGGCCTTGGTGCTGACAGAAAGATCTGTTACGACGTATACACCAAGGTGGTCGAGATGCAGTGCGCCGATGCAGGGCTCGATGTCGAGTGGGAGGAGAGTGATGTGGACATGTCCGGCCTAGAAAAGGCTGGTGAGGGAGAGTGGGAGGGTGTACGGAGACGATACTGGACCCTAGACA AATACCGGCTGCCTATTTGCACATTTATGGGCTAG
- a CDS encoding hypothetical protein (EggNog:ENOG41~BUSCO:EOG092628A0), whose amino-acid sequence MKPFAITTALFSFISVALAGSTTDSKTSKVILPVDFKPPQVFKNANLVHVISLEKTYVKEQINVLVENVAKEPQTEYYVPFTAEQLPRIGGFEVKDRKDANAGPFAAEAVEYDPLSDVQYYRIRLPTPLKPGAQQTLGITYYYLKAYTPLPAAVSQDDDQYLSFNFSVYAPSAYITKKQKTELKAASADVPDYTKLQGSGEVKEFPVKQGTKLIYGPFDEKPAGAVSPANVRFQFTKPVIHVKELDRLIEVSHWGGNIAFEEHYEMYHGGANLSDNFDRIKYSQHSLYRQHGVAGVRPSHYLDQLRIPLPGGSVDAYYTDVIGNVTTSTWRTDNRDALLVLKPRYPLFGGWRYPFTIGWNSDASNFLRKTATGSFVLRIPFIEGPKQPEGVEYEHINISVLLPEGAENVKFHTNIPESSIVSTSVDLTRTYLDTVGRTAVSIKARNLVDEFRDRQLIISYDAPLSSALRKPLVIFASAMVVFVTTWALGQVQVGFKPKK is encoded by the exons ATGAAGCCTTTCGCCATCACCACGGCGCTCTTTAGCTTCATATCCGTCGCACTCGCTGGCTCAACAACAGACTCCAAGACATCGAAGGTCATCCTGCCCGTCGACTTTAAGCCTCCACAGGTTTTCAAGAACGCCAATTTGGTGCACGTCATCTCTCTGGAGAAGACCTACGTAAAGGAACAGATCAATGTCCTCGTCGAGAACGTTGCAAAGGAGCCGCAGACAGAATACTATGTGCCATTTACTGCCGAACAGCTTCCTCGTATAGGAGGTTTCGAGGTTAAGGATCGTAAGGATGCGAACGCCGGACCGTTCGCGGCCGAGGCTGTCGAGTACGATCCTCTCAG TGATGTTCAGTACTATCGTATCCGACTGCCCACGCCACTCAAGCCCGGTGCCCAACAAACACTCGGAATCACCTACTATTACCTGAAAGCCTACACTCCTCTCCCCGCGGCCGTTTCCCAGGACGATGACCAATACCTGAGCTTCAACTTTTCCGTTTATGCACCATCTGCCTACATcacgaagaagcagaagactGAGCTTAAGGCTGCTTCGGCCGATGTCCCCGATTATACAAAGCTTCAAGGTAGTGGCGAGGTCAAGGAGTTTCCTGTAAAGCAGGGCACCAAGCTCATCTATGGTCCCTTTGATGAAAAGCCCGCCGGTGCTGTCTCTCCTGCCAACGTTCGCTTCCAGTTTACCAAACCGGTTATTCATGTCAAGGAGCTCGATCGTTTGATTGAAGTCAGCCACTGGGGCGGCAACATCGCCTTCGAGGAGCACTACGAGATGTATCACGGCGGCGCCAACCTTTCTGACAACTTCGACCGAATCAAATATTCTCAGCATTCGTTGTACCGTCAGCATGGGGTTGCAGGAGTTCGTCCTTCGCATTACCTCGACCAGTTGCGAATTCCTCTTCCGGGCGGAAGCGTGGATGCCTACTATACAGATGTGATCGGCAACGTCACAACGTCTACTTGGCGAACCGACAACCGAGAcgctcttcttgttctgaaGCCGAGATACCCTCTTTTTGGTGGATGGAGGTACCCTTTCACTATTGGATGGAACTCCGATGCTTCTAACTTCCTGAGAAAGACCGCCACTGGTAGTTTCGTACTCCGAATTCCTTTCATCGAAGGCCCCAAGCAGCCAGAAGGCGTTGAATATGAGCACATTAACATCAGTGTTCTCCTTCCAGAAGGCGCCGA GAACGTCAAGTTCCACACCAACATTCCCGAATCGTCGATTGTATCTACCTCGGTTGATTTGACCAGAACCTACCTCGATACTGTCGGCAGAACAGCAGTCAGCATCAAGGCACGAAACCTGGTCGACGAGTTCCGAGACCgccaactcatcatctcttACGATGCGCCTCTCTCGAGCGCTCTTCGAAAACCTTTGGTCATCTTTGCCAGTGCCATGGTGGTATTCGTCACTACCTGGGCGTTGGGCCAGGTGCAGGTGGGATTTAAGCCCAAGAAATAG